A stretch of DNA from Staphylococcus sp. KG4-3:
TCAGGATTTATAAAATCCCGTCATTTAGATGATAAGGCAAGTGTTGCAATGATTATAGAGTTTTTAAAAACAATTAACAACGAAAACTTAACACTACCTCATACTACACAATTCTATATTTCAAACAATGAAGAAATTGGTTATGGGGCAAATGCTTCAATCTCACCCAAAATTGTTGATTTTATAGCATTTGATATGGGGGCTTTAGGTGATGGTCAAGCATCCGATGAATATACAGTATCGATTTGCGCGAAGGATGCATCAGGACCTTATCATAAGGCATTACGTGAACAATTAGTTAATTTATGCCAACTTAATAATATCCCATATAAAGTAGATATTTATCCATATTATGGGTCAGATGCCTCTGCAGCATTAAAGGCAGGCGCTGATATCAGACATGGTTTGTTTGGTGCAGGCATTGAATCTTCACATGCACTAGAGCGTACGCATATAGATTCTTTAAAAGCAACTCAAGCACTACTTCATGCATATTGTTTAGCTCCTATACAATAATGATGATATAAAAAGTCTTGTTATGAAACTTATAGAAGGCTATAAGTAAATTATTAGCAAAGATTATATTAAAATTTACTTTTCATTTTTTAAATAGTAAGGAGCTTGATTTGTCATGAATAATTTAGCAATACTATCACCAGCAATATTTTATGCGGTGTTATTAGCAATTCAATATTTTTTATCTAGAACAGGAAATAAAATGGTGGGGGCAATCGTGCCTGTTATATTTGTAATCGTTCTTATTTATTTATATTTAACAGAAAAGCTGGGGTTAAATATATGGGGAGCTATAATATTTGGCTTTATAGGATTGTTGTTTCTACTTGGCCAATGGGATAGCGCACAAAAAGATAAAAAGAAAAAAATGGAAAAGAATTAGATAAGATAGAAGGAAAAGACTTAATTTAATTTGAAATATGAGTAATTATTGATAATAAACATACGCACAAAGTTCATATGATTTATTGCTACAATTTACACAAAAAGACCACGCCTTATATAGGTGGTGGTCTTTAATTTTA
This window harbors:
- a CDS encoding M42 family metallopeptidase, with the translated sequence MTESIFTTIQALTEINSPSGHAEKAINYVKDEVEHLGYTTTLTNKGALLIIVKGENDEAQKCITAHVDTLGAMVKEIKEDGRLALDLIGGFSYNAIEGEYCEIETSSGQTFTGTICLHETSVHVYRNNDDISRNVEHMEVRLDEKVMSKEDTESLGIEVGDFISFDSRTQITPSGFIKSRHLDDKASVAMIIEFLKTINNENLTLPHTTQFYISNNEEIGYGANASISPKIVDFIAFDMGALGDGQASDEYTVSICAKDASGPYHKALREQLVNLCQLNNIPYKVDIYPYYGSDASAALKAGADIRHGLFGAGIESSHALERTHIDSLKATQALLHAYCLAPIQ